Below is a window of Poecilia reticulata strain Guanapo linkage group LG8, Guppy_female_1.0+MT, whole genome shotgun sequence DNA.
GAAATGTGGGCCGATTACTTGATGGTAGGTCCATACACTGTTCCATCGATACAAATGCACAACACCATGCATATTTCCATTTCTTAGCGCTGAGCCAGCTGTTGAGTTATTTTTATCCTGTCGTTGCTGCCTGTGGATAAGTGTAAAATCAAGGCCCAATCAAAAGCACTGTTATAATTTACAAAGAGCACAGGGCATCAATTTCACACTGCTCCTAGTTTGATGCTTTGAACTGTAAGCACAATATTGTGCGgatttctatttgttttctcctgttGCACTAGTGTGTAATCTTGAGGTTTCGTAGATCTACAATTGCAATAGTTTCTTCTCCTTTGAATTGCTTCTCCACGCTCTCTCTTGAgagacggagaaaaaaaaaagtgaaattgagGGTTTGTTTTACAGTTACAGCTAATTAGTAGAGTCCCACTCTTGTTTCGcagtcacttttctttttaagacatCGCTCTGCACATATATTCACGGGGCATAAAAAGTTTATACAAGTCTTAATAGTCACGACAAAACTGAGTGCACCTTTGCTGTTTGTGTAGGATTTAAGGAGGAATGTAGAAGCTAGGTGTTGCTAATCGAATCCACCCTTACCTTATTAGCAGCAGGTGTGACCAACTACATAAAAGTGGGAGTTTTTGTAGTTTGCTCTGTTGAACGAGATTATCATCTTTGGCACTGGATTGTGAAAGGGTGACGGTTTCACATCGGTTTGCAACCACAAGACCTGGGTTACTGTGGCTATAAATTACTCTGGAGTCAAATCTCTGCCAATTTGGTAGACAGCTTAAACTTAAATAAGTATCTCAAACCTAGCTGCAAATCTACAAAGGAATGGCTGAAAACACCCCCCAataaagtccagacctcagtCTGTTTGAAATGCCAAAGAATGACctcaagagaaaataaatacttacaATCCTCAGCGACTTGAAGTAATTCTGTAGCAGAGTTGCAAATTGTTCCTCCGCAATGAAAAAAGAAACCGATAAACTTGTCATGAGCATATCTCCCATCGTTTCTACTCTCTTCTGTGCAGTTGGTGGATTGCGATAACCTTCTCACCGATCGAGACGTACTCTGGAAGCtagtgaaagaaaataaaacaataatagcTCCGATGCTTGAATCCCGGGGCGCCTATTCAAACTTCTGGTGTGGAATGACTTCTCAGGTAGTGTTGTAATAATTTAGTTTTCCCTGACCTTATTTATGCAATGTAGTCGCATGCTAACAAACCTCCCCTCATTAGGGTTACTACAGGCGGACACCTGCCTACCTCCCTATCAGGAAGCAAGTCCGCAAAGGTTGTTTTGCTGTTCCGATGGTTCACTCCACATTCCTTGTAGACCTCAGGAAACAGGCTACCAGGCAGCTGGCCTTTCACCCGCCACATCCAGAATACAGTTGGGCATTTGATGACATCATTGTGTTTGCATTCTCTGCTCAGATGGCAGGTATTTAACGTGTAGCTGCCAGTTTATAAACATACgcatgatgtttattttgttgttacaCTCAgcttaatgattttttttttccagacgtTCAAATGTTTGTATGCAACAGGGAGACCTATGGTTATATTCCTGTACCCCTGCGCTCCCACAATACTTTGCAAGACGAAGTGGACAGCTTCTTACACTCGCTCTTGGAGGTTAATGGTaagttttctgcattttgacTGTTCCCAACCACTTCCTTGTCGCTAGCTTCAGCTCTTTGAAACCGTTTATGTGGCTACAGCATGAAACTTGGTATCATTTTTACCATTTCTGCATCCTTCTTCTATATTACATTCCAGTGCGGAATCCTCCCCTTATGCCTTCCAAATACATCCGTGTCCctagaaaaaaacctgacaaaatGGGCTTTGATGAAGTGAGTAGAGTGACGTGAAGATGGAAATTGCAAAAATGGCCTCCTGCTCATCTCTTTTCTGTAAGACTCCCCGCTGCTGATAAATTGAGAGGTTACATTTCATGCATCTTTTATGTGCATTTCAGGTGTTCATGATAAACCTACCAAGACGGACTGACCGCAGGGACCGCATGCTAAGGGCATTGCATGAGCAGAAGATTGCATGCAAGATCACTGCAGCAGTAGATGGAAAGTAAGTTTACTCTTCTATAAGTGATAAAACAGTCTGTAGCTGTtgcaaatgaatatttttgttctttgggCCAACTGTAACTGATCATGGACTCTACATCCAAAATAGATCTGCTTCAGGAGAAAATTATAAACCtaatatttaagttatttttgtataaGGAAATGCTACTGAGAAACAGGTCCAAGTTAACAGCTCGATCTTTCTCAATTCTGTGTTCTTGGCTCTAAAGGCGCTAACAACATCAGCAGTTTCTGTCAAAGAAGAGTTGCGTGTCTTTACTAGTGGAAGTTATAAGTAGAACAGGTTTGAAATGTTTGGACGGCAGGAAAgtgttaccgtattttccgcactatgaGGCGCatctaaaaaccttcaattttctCAAATGCCTTCAGTgggccttataatccggtgcgccttatgtatggaccaatattgagccaaaacaggtctagcaactatggtaagcacccgctgacttcattttattttacaagcgAAATATCTACTGCAAGCTTTTCCCACATGTCTCAGCTTTTTATATGTTACAAATTTGCATTATAATGTTCGGTTCTTTTGCATGATTCTTAAATCATGCCATTTTGATCTTGGTGTACTTCTTCTCTTCTTTggtaaatgtgctataaaaataaactttctttgCCTCCATCTCAGAGCGATGAATGTCAGTGAAATTCATGCGCTGGGTATCCATATGCTCCCTGGATACCAGGACCCTTACCATGGTCGACCACTGACAAAGGGAGAGTTAGGCTGCTTTCTTTCCCACTACAACGTCTGGAAGGAGGTGAACTTCAAATGCAGAACATTTAGACTGTTTTGAAATTCATAAACACTGACATGTCGTTATTTGTAGATTGTGGATCGCCGTCTGGAAACTTCCCTCGTGATTGAAGACGACCTGCGTTTCGAGGTCTTCTTCAAACGTCGCTTGATGAATTTGATGAGTGAGGTTGAGTATGAAGGACTGGACTGGGATCTTATGTAAGTTTGTTCTTCCTTAATCTATCACAATCACATTATATCAGCAGTTTTTCTCATCGAACCTCTCGGCTTCTTCCTTTCGTGCAGATATATTGGTCGGAAAAGAATGCAAGTGGATCACAAGGAGAAAGCAGTGCCAAATATTCATAACTTAGTAGAAGCAGATTATTCATATTGGACTCTGGGTTATATGATTTCCCTGCAGGGTGCTGAGAAGCTTTTGAAAGCAGAGCCACTGAAAAGGATTTTACCCGTCGATGAATTTCTTCCCATTATGTACAACAAACACCCTGTGTAAGTTTTAACCCCAGCAAGTAAAAGTGCACACAGTTGCAGAAACCTCTTGGCAAACTTCTTATTTTCCTCACTTTGCTCTCTACTTCACAGCTCTGACTACATGGAGCAGTTTGAAAACAGGGACCTGAAGGCCTTTTCCGCAGAGCCGCTCCTGGTGTTTCCAACTCACTACACGGGCGACCCCGGCTACATCAGCGACACGGAGACCTCCACCGTGTGGGACAACGATAAGGTCCGTACAGACTGGGACAGAGAAGCGCGCTCCGGAAAAACCCAGGAACAGGCCGAGATCAGCCGCGAGGCCCAGAACACGGACGTGCTCCACTCCCCTCTGGACAGTACGGCTCGGGACGAGCTTTAGGAGAAATTGAGAGAGAGCTTCAAATTGAAAGATTCCTTAACTAAAAcgtttgaaatttttttaatccttttttttatttttttaacctaaatgtttttgatttactTTCACAGCAGGGATGTGatgttgaagtttaaaaaattggatttttcaAATGTGAACTTCAAAAGGAATTATGgcttgacttttattttggatactttgattttattacaaCTGGGCACTAGACTTGTCATTGTTAATGGCATTTGCAGTACTCACCTTCTGTCTGTCATACAGAAATTAACAAATACATATAAAATTAGACGGTCACATTTCAGCCATTTTAGGTCAACTAATTTTATGTTAcacagcaaaatgtttattttcccaaCATCTGAACAGTTGCAGATGAATAAACAAAACCCAGTACTTGTCAACTTGTTTGgttgctaattaaaaaaattaaataaaagttattttgtaattttcttttttagtaaaCCACTTGAGATGAAATAAGCGCTGTGGTATGAGAGGCGTATGGAAATATGTTCCACACGCTACAAAAATTATTCACCCTTTTACTGTGTAAAAATATGTGCGTGGTTTTTTGTATGAAGATAAAATTaaaggtttcattttaaaaagtacattttgtgatttttattttgacaataatATGTAATTGTACATAATATTTGCAGCGTCATTCTGTATGTGTCCCATGCAGGCAATGAAGTCTTAGATTTTAAGTGGCACAGATTCAACatttaaacgtttttttatCCAAGATGCAACAACTGCTTTACCTCTTAACCATGACCTCATTAGCTCTTCTTGGGTTCACTACGCACAACTTATTTTTCCACCAGGTACAAcggacataaataaatacagtgctAGATGACATGTTTCACCACatgatgttgttttaattttctttttaaaaacgcCTTTTGTAAGTCAGCAATCCTAAATAAGACAACACAAACTTAACACAGTGGCACCTTCTCACTATATTTGGTGTTATAATGTGGGTGGGTCCTACTGTGACACAGAGATACACTTCCTCTTCCCCTCATGGTGAAAACATTAGCCAACCTCCACTCTAGCAGAGGAAGATCTTTTTAGAGATTTAACGGTAGCAAGGTCAGAGCTGTGCGCTGATCATTTTCTGCTACTGTACTCCTGCGCATACAAGGTCTGGATCAACTTTTCAGCCATTGCAacggctctttttttttttccttttctaagTGACATATAGTTGAATGAATGCAGGTGCAATGATGTGTGAGTGTATCTAGGGTCTAGCTGGTACGTGGAAAGTGAG
It encodes the following:
- the colgalt1a gene encoding procollagen galactosyltransferase 1 — protein: MHGLAVLPAVLLMLLLSCCSTVRGYFAEERWSPESPLLAPRVLLALICRNSEHSLPYFLGTIERLKYPKDRMALWVATDHNEDNTTVILREWLLKVENLYHYVEWRPKEEPSRYEDEDGPKQWTDVRYEHVMKLRQGALESAREMWADYLMLVDCDNLLTDRDVLWKLVKENKTIIAPMLESRGAYSNFWCGMTSQGYYRRTPAYLPIRKQVRKGCFAVPMVHSTFLVDLRKQATRQLAFHPPHPEYSWAFDDIIVFAFSAQMADVQMFVCNRETYGYIPVPLRSHNTLQDEVDSFLHSLLEVNVRNPPLMPSKYIRVPRKKPDKMGFDEVFMINLPRRTDRRDRMLRALHEQKIACKITAAVDGKAMNVSEIHALGIHMLPGYQDPYHGRPLTKGELGCFLSHYNVWKEIVDRRLETSLVIEDDLRFEVFFKRRLMNLMSEVEYEGLDWDLIYIGRKRMQVDHKEKAVPNIHNLVEADYSYWTLGYMISLQGAEKLLKAEPLKRILPVDEFLPIMYNKHPVSDYMEQFENRDLKAFSAEPLLVFPTHYTGDPGYISDTETSTVWDNDKVRTDWDREARSGKTQEQAEISREAQNTDVLHSPLDSTARDEL